A section of the bacterium SCSIO 12696 genome encodes:
- a CDS encoding diacylglycerol kinase, with amino-acid sequence MQQALEKLDRTGWFRRRVLGATRYSLQGLRACFKNEEAFRTEVLLGLALLPVAYLLSQSLVQFLLMFASLLLILIAELFNSAIEAAVDRIGTHNDEFAKHAKDFGSAAVFMTLLLFAVVWGSVIWLRFWG; translated from the coding sequence ATGCAGCAAGCGCTTGAAAAACTGGATCGTACCGGTTGGTTCCGCCGCCGGGTGCTGGGTGCTACTCGTTACTCATTGCAAGGGCTGCGCGCCTGTTTTAAAAACGAAGAAGCATTTCGTACCGAAGTGTTGCTGGGTTTGGCGCTGCTTCCGGTGGCGTATCTGCTGTCGCAGAGTCTTGTGCAGTTCCTATTGATGTTCGCTTCTTTGCTGCTGATTCTGATTGCGGAGCTATTTAACTCGGCCATCGAAGCGGCGGTAGACCGCATTGGTACCCATAACGATGAGTTTGCCAAACACGCCAAGGATTTTGGCTCTGCGGCGGTGTTTATGACCCTGCTGCTGTTTGCGGTAGTGTGGGGCAGTGTGATCTGGCTGCGGTTTTGGGGATGA